CCCAAAGAAGTCATCCCGGAACGATAAGCTTAGCGTCAGGTCAACCTCATCAATGAAAATCACGATCGGTTGAGGTACAGAAGGCAGCACTAGCGATTCCAGGAACTCGACAAACCTCTGGACATACGAGAGGCGAGGTTGTTCTGTCCACCAAGTATTCAGATTGAATTGCCGATGCAAGCCTAGCGATCGCGCAATGCGACTGACTACACCGAAATACCATTGTTCCTCGGTCGCCGAAGTACCAATTCCCTGCAAGTCTACTGCTGCGCAGGCAATTCCTTCATTTCGCAATCGCTGAAGCGTCCGCACCTTTAAGCTTGATTTCCCCATTTGGCGGGCATTCAGAACATAGCAAAACTGCCCCGCCTTCAACCCCTCATAAAGCTCATCATCAGCTTTCCGCTTTACGTAAGTCGGCGCATCAATTAGTAGCGCACCTCCCTCGCTCTGGTAGTCGTAGGGTACTAAAGGCGTATCGTTCATCGACTACCCCCCAACACATCCTGGAAATAGTTGCGGTATAGGTTGCATAGCGGTACTACCTCATTCCCCTGAAATCGTACCAAGCCCATGTTCGCTAACTTAGAAGCCTGGGCGATCGGTAGCTGCACTGGATGCTCAGACGCAACCACCTAGCTTCATTGCCGTATCCAGTTGCCGCTCTTGCAAATTCCCCAAATGCCGCTTCAAATGGGCGGCAAACACGCCTGCTTGGGTAGGAGCAACCTGCAAAAATTGAGCTAATGTCACCGATCCCGACGCAATTTGCTGAAGTGCGACTCGTGCCAAGTAGGGCTGTCCACCCACCATTGCCATTAGCGAATCTAGCTCCGCTTCTGTCCATGCCAACCCATGCCGTTGCACAAGGTCGTTTAGCTGTGCCTGATTTAAAGGAGGTAACTCGATTGGCACCCCTACATTAAACGGCGATTGATTAATATTCAGCGGAATGTAGACTTCCTCGGAATGGGTAATCACTAGCCGCAGGTTACACCACACGGGATTGATCTTCGCTTCCTCATGCCACGAGCGCAGTAGTCCAAAAAAGTCACCAGCCACTTGTGGATGCTTAAAGACTTCATCCACCTCATCTAGGCACAACACCAGCGGCGCATTGATTTCTTCTAGTAAATAAAGTTCAAAGTAATCCGTGCATTTGTCCGTACTAGCAGAAACGCTCTGCCAATACTCCACCACCTTATCTTGAAGCCGCAGTTTAGCAGTTACTCGCCGACATAACCATCGCAAAAAGGCATCCAAACTGGAAAAAGGTTCTTCACCAGCCTGCTGCAACTGTAACCACACCGCTCGACAGCCCTGCTTGCTTGCATGGTCAAAAATTCGAATCGTCAATGAGGAT
Above is a genomic segment from Trichocoleus sp. FACHB-46 containing:
- a CDS encoding AAA-like domain-containing protein, whose product is MVASEHPVQLPIAQASKLANMGLVRFQGNEVVPLCNLYRNYFQDVLGGSR